One Klebsiella electrica genomic window, CCGGGACCGTCAGCGGCTGGGATGAAGCGCTCAAGGTCTCGCAGACCCTGACCGGAAAAGCGCTGCCGCTGGCGCGCCTGCTGGAGGATGCGATTCGCTATGCCGCGGACGGTACGCCGGTGACCGCCTCCCAGTCCAGCGCCAGCGCCGGAAAACTCGCCGAACTCCATGACCTGCCAGGTTTTGCGGAGACCTTTCTGGTCAACGGACAACCGCCGGTCGCCGGTAGCCGGTTTCGTCAGCCCGCGCTGGCCTCGACGCTTCAGCAACTGGTCGATGATGGCCTCGACAGTTTTTATCGCGGCCCGCTGGCCCGGCGTCTGGCTGCCGGGATGGCGGCCTGTGGCCTGCCCATTACCCTTGCCGACCTGCAACAGCATCGCGCCCGCCGCCCTGCGCCGCTGAAGCTTCAGCACCAGCACGGCGAACTGTGGAATCTGGCGCCGCCCACGCAGGGACTGGTCTCGCTGGCGATCCTCGGGATTACCGACCGGCTGGCGATGCACGATGCCGATGACGCGCAGACCGTGCACCGTATCGTCGAGGCCACCAAGCAGGCTTTCGGCCTGCGCGATGCCCACATTACCGACCCCCGCCATCTCGACGTGGATATTCAGAGTCTGCTCGACCCGCAGGCGCTCCAGGGGATGGCCGATAACATCGACGATCGGCAGGCCGCTCCGTGGGGGGCGGGAAAAGGTCCCGGCGATACCGTCTGGATGGGGGTGATGGACAGCAGCGGGCTGGCGGTCTCCTTTATTCAAAGCCTGTATCACGAATTTGGCAGCGGCGTGGTGCTGCCGGATAGCGGGATCGTCTGGCAAAACCGCGGCGCCTCGTTCAGTCTCGATCCCGCGCATCTGCTGGCGCTGGCGCCAGGCAAACAGCCGTTTCATACCCTCAATCCCGCCGCCGCACGCCTCAACGACGGCCGGGTCATGGTTTACGGTTCAATGGGCGGAGACGGCCAACCGCAAACTCAGGCGGCCATTTTCACCCGCTATATCCTGCAGGGCATCCCGCTACAGGAGAGTATTTCGCGCCCGCGCTGGCTGCTGGGGCGAACCTGGGGACAAACCTCAGA contains:
- the hpxW gene encoding oxamate amidohydrolase — translated: MQSNVSAHGMAVAPHHLASQSAVAVLREGGSAIEAMVAAAATIAVVYPHMNGLGGDGFWLIVPPEGEPIAIDASGAAGSLATPQAYAGLAQIPHRGPQAALTVAGTVSGWDEALKVSQTLTGKALPLARLLEDAIRYAADGTPVTASQSSASAGKLAELHDLPGFAETFLVNGQPPVAGSRFRQPALASTLQQLVDDGLDSFYRGPLARRLAAGMAACGLPITLADLQQHRARRPAPLKLQHQHGELWNLAPPTQGLVSLAILGITDRLAMHDADDAQTVHRIVEATKQAFGLRDAHITDPRHLDVDIQSLLDPQALQGMADNIDDRQAAPWGAGKGPGDTVWMGVMDSSGLAVSFIQSLYHEFGSGVVLPDSGIVWQNRGASFSLDPAHLLALAPGKQPFHTLNPAAARLNDGRVMVYGSMGGDGQPQTQAAIFTRYILQGIPLQESISRPRWLLGRTWGQTSDSLKLEGRFTPESIARLRALGHDVEVLADYSEAMGHAGAIVRHPNGLFEGAADPRSNGSAAGY